A window from Lactiplantibacillus pentosus encodes these proteins:
- the mmuM gene encoding homocysteine S-methyltransferase → MISLTDLLTKGPVVSDGAMATELEKRGVETNSALWSATAMLDHPAAIQAVHQSYLDAGAQIMTTNTYQANVPAFEQAGIPAEQARQLIQKAVTVAHDARDASAATGAVIAGSIGPYGAYLADGSEYTGDYQLSPAAYQAFHQERLELMIDAGVDVLALETMPRLDEVQALVDLVTTQWPKQPYWVSFSIRDPQRLCDGTSLATAAQWVAAQPNVVAVGVNCTALENIEPALATLRAAVTIPLIVYPNSGDQYDPVTKTWQPTDLSHQFASFVPKWLAAGAQIIGGCCRTTPADIATVAQVVAHK, encoded by the coding sequence ATGATTTCATTAACTGATTTACTAACTAAGGGTCCGGTCGTCTCAGATGGCGCGATGGCTACCGAATTGGAAAAACGGGGCGTGGAGACCAACAGTGCGCTGTGGTCGGCAACGGCGATGCTCGATCACCCCGCAGCGATTCAAGCCGTCCACCAAAGTTACTTGGATGCTGGCGCGCAAATCATGACGACCAATACCTATCAGGCCAACGTGCCGGCTTTTGAACAGGCGGGGATTCCCGCTGAACAAGCGCGGCAACTGATTCAAAAGGCGGTCACTGTGGCCCACGATGCTCGGGATGCCAGTGCGGCCACTGGCGCTGTGATTGCCGGCAGTATTGGACCTTACGGGGCTTATCTCGCGGATGGTAGTGAGTACACTGGCGATTATCAGCTATCTCCAGCGGCCTATCAGGCATTTCATCAGGAACGACTCGAATTAATGATTGATGCGGGTGTCGATGTTTTAGCACTCGAAACGATGCCGCGACTAGATGAAGTTCAGGCACTAGTCGATCTGGTGACGACTCAGTGGCCAAAGCAACCGTACTGGGTCAGCTTCAGTATCCGCGACCCGCAAAGGTTATGTGACGGCACGTCCTTAGCGACCGCCGCACAGTGGGTCGCAGCCCAACCTAACGTGGTGGCCGTGGGGGTCAATTGTACCGCATTAGAAAACATCGAACCCGCCTTGGCAACGTTGCGGGCGGCGGTGACGATTCCGCTGATTGTTTACCCCAATTCGGGTGACCAGTACGATCCAGTCACGAAGACCTGGCAGCCAACCGATTTAAGTCACCAATTCGCGAGCTTTGTGCCTAAGTGGCTGGCAGCGGGGGCGCAGATCATTGGGGGCTGTTGTCGAACAACGCCAGCTGATATTGCGACCGTGGCGCAGGTGGTGGCGCACAAGTGA
- a CDS encoding MDR family MFS transporter, protein MQQRKTNVVAVTIAIYVATFMSAIEGTIVSTALPTIVGDLHGVSLMNWVFSIYLLTNAMMTPIYGKLTDLVGRKPVMQAGLIIFIIGSMMSGLSNSMPVLIFWRAIQGIGAGALMPVSMTIIADIYSFERRAKVLGFNSSAWGIASVLAPLIGGLIVDKLSWHWIFFINVPVGLITLFLFQFYLREPKRHNDVKIDYLGSWWLMLFLLCLMLSFQLLGNATISWTAVIAAWVISALSLWLFIRRESRTDEPVISMDLFKNRTFVIQNAVAALVSGFLMAVEVYIPTWTQGILGVPASLAGFAVTPSSLMWIVGSFVTGRLLAKWAPRRILYLSLAFILVTSICLAWLPVTTAFPWFFLITAIGGIGFGITITATTVTSQHLVPAKNVGVATSFNTLSRTIGQTLMISIFGIALNVGMNQGIQQHPATNMAMLNKLINPQTATELPQHLLPTLHRILYTGLHWVYLIGLGLVILALLVNSLDRGVQKTAAEHAADLNHNQGEL, encoded by the coding sequence ATGCAACAACGAAAAACGAATGTCGTGGCGGTGACGATTGCCATTTACGTCGCGACTTTTATGAGTGCGATTGAGGGGACCATCGTTTCGACGGCCTTACCGACGATCGTTGGGGACCTGCATGGCGTGTCACTGATGAACTGGGTCTTTTCGATTTATTTACTGACCAACGCCATGATGACCCCAATTTATGGCAAACTAACGGACTTGGTTGGTCGTAAGCCAGTCATGCAAGCCGGCCTGATTATTTTTATCATCGGGTCAATGATGAGTGGGCTATCCAACTCGATGCCTGTGCTGATCTTCTGGCGTGCGATTCAAGGGATTGGTGCTGGTGCACTAATGCCAGTATCAATGACGATTATTGCCGACATTTATTCGTTCGAACGTCGCGCCAAGGTGCTGGGCTTCAATAGTTCGGCGTGGGGGATTGCCTCCGTATTGGCGCCACTGATTGGTGGGCTGATCGTCGATAAGTTGAGCTGGCACTGGATTTTTTTCATTAATGTGCCGGTCGGTCTGATCACACTGTTCCTATTCCAATTCTATCTACGCGAACCTAAGCGCCACAATGATGTCAAAATCGACTATCTTGGTAGCTGGTGGCTAATGCTCTTCCTATTATGCTTGATGTTGAGCTTCCAGTTGTTAGGTAACGCCACGATCAGTTGGACCGCGGTCATTGCAGCGTGGGTCATCAGTGCGTTAAGCTTGTGGCTATTTATTCGGCGCGAAAGTCGGACTGATGAACCCGTGATTTCGATGGACTTATTCAAGAATCGGACTTTTGTGATTCAAAACGCGGTAGCGGCGCTCGTGAGTGGCTTTTTAATGGCGGTGGAAGTCTATATTCCCACTTGGACGCAGGGAATTTTAGGCGTACCAGCATCGTTAGCCGGATTTGCGGTGACACCGAGTTCATTGATGTGGATCGTCGGTTCGTTTGTCACCGGCCGCTTGTTAGCTAAGTGGGCCCCGCGGCGGATTCTCTATCTCAGTCTGGCTTTCATCTTAGTCACCAGCATTTGCTTAGCCTGGTTGCCAGTCACGACCGCCTTTCCATGGTTCTTCCTTATCACGGCAATCGGTGGGATTGGCTTCGGAATCACGATTACCGCGACAACGGTGACGTCCCAGCATTTAGTCCCTGCAAAAAACGTGGGGGTGGCGACGTCGTTCAACACGCTGAGCCGGACGATTGGTCAAACGCTGATGATTTCAATCTTCGGAATCGCGTTAAACGTCGGCATGAACCAGGGCATTCAACAGCACCCAGCGACGAACATGGCAATGCTGAACAAGTTAATTAATCCGCAAACGGCGACGGAATTACCACAACACTTATTGCCGACCTTGCATCGGATCCTCTACACCGGGCTACATTGGGTTTACCTGATTGGTCTGGGGTTAGTTATCTTAGCGTTATTAGTCAACAGCTTGGACCGCGGTGTTCAAAAAACGGCGGCCGAACATGCGGCGGATTTAAATCACAATCAGGGTGAATTGTAA
- the metK gene encoding methionine adenosyltransferase has protein sequence MSERHLFTSESVSEGHPDKIADQISDAILDAMLAQDPQARVAVETSVTTGLVLVFGEVSTKAYVDIQKVVRDTIKSIGYVDGQYGFDGDNCAVLVSLDEQSPDIAQGVDDSLETRTGDADPLDQIGAGDQGMMFGYAINETPELMPLPIALSHRLMRKIAALRKAGTIKWLRPDAKAQVTVEYDEANQPQRIDTVVLSTQHDPDVDLDTIRQTVIEQVIKAELPAELLDDKTKYLVNPTGRFVIGGPQGDAGLTGRKVIVDTYGGFAHHGGGAFSGKDATKVDRSASYAARYIAKNVVAAGLADQVEVQLAYAIGVAEPVSIAVDTAGTGKVSDEALIAAIRKNFDLRPAGIIKMLDLQRPIYRQTAAYGHFGRTDIDLPWEHTDKVDALKAEFK, from the coding sequence GTGAGTGAAAGACACTTATTTACATCTGAATCAGTCTCTGAGGGTCATCCAGATAAGATTGCTGACCAAATCAGTGACGCCATCCTCGACGCCATGTTGGCGCAGGATCCGCAAGCACGGGTCGCCGTTGAAACCTCGGTGACGACTGGATTAGTGCTGGTCTTCGGTGAAGTTTCGACCAAGGCCTATGTTGATATTCAAAAGGTCGTGCGTGACACGATCAAGTCGATTGGCTACGTTGATGGTCAATACGGCTTTGACGGTGACAACTGTGCCGTCCTTGTCTCATTGGATGAACAATCACCAGATATCGCGCAAGGGGTCGATGACTCACTAGAGACGCGGACTGGCGATGCTGACCCATTAGATCAAATCGGTGCTGGTGATCAAGGGATGATGTTTGGCTATGCCATTAACGAAACCCCAGAATTGATGCCACTGCCCATTGCATTAAGCCATCGCTTGATGCGCAAAATCGCCGCATTGCGCAAGGCCGGTACAATCAAATGGTTGCGGCCAGATGCTAAGGCTCAAGTGACGGTTGAATATGACGAAGCCAATCAACCCCAACGGATCGACACGGTCGTCTTATCGACCCAGCATGATCCGGACGTTGACCTGGACACGATTCGTCAAACGGTCATCGAACAAGTCATCAAGGCAGAATTACCTGCTGAATTGTTGGACGACAAGACCAAGTACTTGGTCAACCCAACTGGTCGGTTCGTCATCGGGGGTCCTCAAGGGGATGCCGGTTTGACTGGTCGGAAAGTGATCGTTGATACGTACGGTGGTTTTGCCCATCATGGTGGTGGGGCCTTCTCTGGCAAGGATGCCACCAAGGTTGACCGTTCAGCGAGTTACGCGGCGCGCTACATTGCCAAAAATGTGGTTGCAGCGGGCTTAGCTGACCAAGTTGAAGTTCAGTTGGCTTATGCTATCGGGGTTGCAGAACCCGTTTCAATCGCCGTAGACACTGCCGGAACCGGTAAAGTCAGCGATGAAGCGTTGATTGCGGCTATCCGTAAGAACTTCGACCTGCGTCCAGCAGGTATTATCAAGATGCTTGACTTACAACGGCCAATTTATCGCCAAACGGCTGCATATGGCCACTTTGGTCGGACTGACATTGACTTACCATGGGAACACACGGATAAGGTCGATGCCTTAAAAGCAGAATTTAAATAA
- a CDS encoding amino acid permease: protein MSKQTHLSRQMESRHVLMISLGGVIGTGLFLSSGYTIHQAGPIGTLIAYTIGAVLVYLVMLCLGELSVAMPYTGAFHVYAKKYIGPGTGFTVAILYWLTWTIALGSEFTAAGLIMQTWFPHIATWIWSLVFMVVIFTVNALSVRWFAEAEFWFASIKVVAIVVFIVLGALAMIGLLPLHGHASAPLLTNYTRNGWFPNGFGGVFTTMLTVNFAFSGTELIGITADETKDPAHTIPTAIKTTLWRLIIFFVGSMFVMAALIPYKQAGVTQSPFVLVFKEIGIPYAADLMNFVVLTAIMSAANSGLYASTRMLWSLANEGTIPQVFKKTTKRDVPLVALITSMLGGILALLSSVYAAGSVYLVLVSISGLAVVIVWMAIALSEINFRKAYLKSGQSLDKLAYKTPGYPVVPWLAFILSGLSCLLIWFDPNQRIALYYTVPFVAICYLGYYLSRKFKRHPATDTEK, encoded by the coding sequence ATGTCAAAACAAACCCACCTTAGCCGCCAGATGGAATCGCGCCACGTGCTCATGATTTCGCTGGGCGGTGTGATTGGGACCGGACTATTTTTAAGTTCCGGTTATACGATTCATCAAGCCGGGCCGATTGGGACGCTGATTGCCTATACAATTGGCGCTGTACTGGTGTACCTGGTCATGTTGTGCCTGGGAGAACTCTCAGTCGCCATGCCCTATACCGGAGCCTTTCACGTGTATGCCAAAAAATACATCGGCCCCGGCACTGGTTTCACGGTGGCCATCTTGTATTGGCTGACGTGGACGATTGCCCTCGGTTCCGAATTCACTGCCGCTGGGCTCATCATGCAAACGTGGTTTCCGCACATCGCCACCTGGATCTGGAGCCTGGTCTTCATGGTCGTGATTTTTACGGTCAACGCGCTCTCCGTTCGGTGGTTCGCCGAAGCCGAATTTTGGTTTGCTAGTATCAAAGTAGTCGCCATCGTCGTCTTTATCGTGCTAGGTGCCCTAGCAATGATTGGCCTATTACCGCTGCACGGGCATGCCAGCGCACCGCTACTAACGAATTATACGCGTAACGGCTGGTTTCCAAACGGCTTTGGCGGCGTCTTCACCACCATGCTGACCGTCAACTTCGCCTTTTCAGGGACTGAGCTGATTGGGATCACGGCCGATGAAACCAAGGACCCCGCCCACACGATTCCGACGGCTATCAAGACCACCCTTTGGCGCCTGATTATTTTCTTCGTCGGCAGTATGTTCGTGATGGCTGCGCTGATTCCATACAAACAAGCCGGCGTCACCCAAAGTCCCTTCGTGCTCGTTTTTAAAGAAATTGGGATTCCGTATGCAGCCGATTTAATGAACTTCGTCGTGCTGACAGCGATTATGTCCGCGGCCAACTCGGGCTTGTACGCCTCAACGCGGATGTTGTGGTCACTGGCCAACGAAGGCACGATTCCGCAGGTCTTCAAAAAGACGACCAAACGCGACGTGCCACTGGTCGCCCTGATCACCAGCATGTTGGGCGGCATCTTAGCCCTACTCTCCAGCGTTTATGCTGCCGGTTCAGTCTACCTGGTCCTCGTGTCAATCTCAGGTCTCGCGGTGGTCATCGTCTGGATGGCAATTGCCTTATCTGAAATCAACTTCCGCAAAGCTTACCTCAAAAGCGGGCAATCGTTAGACAAGTTAGCCTATAAGACACCGGGTTATCCGGTCGTCCCGTGGCTCGCGTTCATTTTGAGTGGCTTGTCCTGTTTGCTGATTTGGTTCGACCCTAACCAGCGAATTGCCCTCTACTATACGGTGCCATTCGTGGCGATTTGTTACCTCGGCTATTACCTCAGCCGCAAGTTCAAACGGCATCCGGCCACGGATACGGAGAAGTAA